In a genomic window of Candidatus Gorgyraea atricola:
- the asnB gene encoding asparagine synthase (glutamine-hydrolyzing), translated as MCGIFGFTGPSSVRDLAKYALTQRHRGPDAFGEYLNERLGVYLAHNRLAIIDLSEKGKQPMSNENGSIWLTFNGEIYNFEELRKDLIGYGHRFKSRTDSEVILHAYEQWGTECLKRLNGMFAFAIWDENRQNFFIARDRLGIKPLYYLHQAGNFVFASEPKAIIELPFYKKDISYPALFSYLIYRYIPGECSIWKNILRLEPGHYLIYDKAGNLLTKRRYWQIPLEQKRWKEDDAVECLDSLIKSSVSYNLISDVPIGILLSGGIDSTAITSYASSLAPHINTFSIGFHDFQRSELKDAAVVARHFKTTHSEDRVSPGNIQRLKDIFNYFDEPLGDSSIIPTFLVSKIAKKHTTVVLSGDGGDELFGGYKWYERHRRLMQWKPLACLFHPVLKLLKGRGSILGHTRDAFGLYRQMTSPRFTVRELKRLFPAVKNEDFPESENYIYRRHYKKDLPVYKRWQYIDAMTFLADDILTKVDRASMANSLEVRPPLLDYRIVEFAFSLQDDLCIRDKASKYILKKLIKDKVPKDILNKPKQGFSCPIHQYWSVDDMLEGINKGRLLSSGTIDKAAWAKIQSGDVRHDHLDAKIWQIAVLEEWFSRWYCQDKK; from the coding sequence ATGTGCGGCATCTTTGGTTTTACAGGCCCTTCTTCAGTCCGCGATCTGGCTAAATATGCCTTGACGCAAAGGCATAGAGGGCCGGACGCGTTCGGAGAATATCTTAATGAGAGGCTCGGAGTCTATCTGGCGCATAATAGATTGGCCATCATAGATCTTTCTGAAAAAGGAAAACAGCCTATGTCAAACGAAAACGGTTCTATATGGCTGACTTTTAACGGCGAGATCTATAACTTTGAGGAACTTAGAAAGGATCTGATCGGCTATGGGCATAGGTTCAAGTCCAGGACTGATTCTGAAGTCATACTTCACGCATACGAGCAGTGGGGAACAGAATGCCTGAAGCGCCTGAATGGCATGTTTGCTTTCGCTATCTGGGATGAAAACAGACAGAATTTTTTCATTGCCCGAGATAGGCTTGGAATAAAGCCTCTTTATTACCTGCATCAGGCTGGCAATTTTGTTTTTGCTTCCGAACCCAAGGCCATAATAGAGCTCCCTTTTTATAAAAAAGACATATCTTACCCGGCGCTTTTTTCCTATCTTATATACCGTTATATACCGGGCGAATGCTCAATATGGAAAAATATCTTAAGACTGGAACCAGGGCATTATCTGATATATGATAAGGCTGGTAATCTGCTGACCAAGAGACGTTATTGGCAAATACCGTTGGAACAGAAACGCTGGAAGGAAGATGATGCTGTAGAATGCCTGGACTCCCTTATAAAATCTTCTGTATCTTATAATTTGATAAGTGATGTGCCTATAGGGATATTGCTGAGCGGCGGGATTGATTCTACGGCAATAACCTCATATGCCTCCTCCTTAGCACCGCATATAAATACATTCAGCATTGGTTTTCATGATTTTCAAAGATCCGAATTGAAAGACGCGGCTGTCGTAGCCAGGCATTTTAAAACAACCCATAGCGAAGACAGGGTAAGCCCTGGGAACATACAGCGATTAAAGGATATTTTTAATTACTTTGATGAGCCGCTTGGGGACAGTTCCATCATCCCTACTTTCCTCGTCAGTAAGATCGCTAAAAAACATACAACAGTAGTCTTGTCCGGCGATGGCGGAGATGAGCTTTTCGGCGGCTATAAATGGTATGAGAGGCATAGAAGATTAATGCAATGGAAGCCGCTTGCCTGTCTTTTCCATCCCGTGTTGAAACTATTAAAGGGAAGGGGCAGTATACTAGGCCATACAAGAGATGCATTTGGGCTATATCGCCAGATGACATCGCCCAGGTTTACTGTCAGGGAATTAAAAAGGCTCTTTCCTGCAGTAAAAAACGAAGACTTCCCTGAATCAGAAAATTATATTTACCGCAGACACTACAAAAAGGACCTTCCTGTGTATAAACGCTGGCAATATATAGACGCTATGACCTTTTTGGCAGACGATATACTGACAAAGGTCGACCGGGCTTCTATGGCCAATTCTCTGGAAGTAAGGCCGCCCCTTCTGGATTATCGTATTGTTGAGTTTGCGTTTTCGTTGCAGGATGACCTATGCATAAGAGACAAGGCAAGCAAATACATACTGAAAAAACTCATAAAGGACAAAGTCCCAAAAGATATTTTAAATAAACCAAAGCAGGGATTTAGCTGTCCGATACATCAATACTGGTCGGTAGACGATATGCTGGAAGGTATAAATAAAGGACGTTTATTGAGCTCTGGAACTATTGATAAGGCAGCGTGGGCAAAAATCCAGTCAGGGGATGTTAGGCATGATCACCTTGACGCAAAGATCTGGCAGATCGCTGTATTGGAAGAGTGGTTTTCCAGGTGGTATTGCCAGGATAAAAAATAA